A region of Ictalurus furcatus strain D&B chromosome 1, Billie_1.0, whole genome shotgun sequence DNA encodes the following proteins:
- the snrka gene encoding SNF-related serine/threonine-protein kinase isoform X2, with protein MFPGTSDIWSLGVILFMLVCGQPPFQEANDSETLTMIMDCKYTVPIHVSNACKDLINRMLQRDPKRRASLEEIESHAWLQGVDPSPATKFSTPLVSHKNLSEEEHNSIIQRMVLGDIADREAIIEALETNKYNHITATYFLLAERILREKQEKEVQPRSSSPSNIKAQFRQSWPTKNDMHQDIEDSLAASSISHAGGPQSPARSTENLLNGHRNKGLLDLGRREEISEACSTAVYPGQITCLTQSPLKPSATAPPALASAKQRTCLFRVEEDEEEEEEQEPSPLPMQVILRRKPPSVTNRLTSRKSAPVLNQIYEEEGESDDDDFNMDESLPPKLSRLKMNIPSPGTAPKRYTRRKSQGRGSSCSSSETSDDDSESHRRRLDKESGFTYNRHRRDSSEGPPGNSGGNGGGGSSGGQSKPPGEGNSGPDRGSSNGGNGGSGSTGEGGGSKGQGSPSSCSSGSSNPASGSTRTAARSTGELMESLKLMSLCLNAQLQHRRSGGGGRFIVDPQSLSSVRVQEKSSWKMCIGSTSSLEKTLNVGGRLMDRYPDQTAAMLNELALAKGNNLNLKANMLQLPLCEKTISVNIQRSPRDGLLCTSAQASCCQVI; from the exons TCTGATAAATCGGATGCTGCAGAGGGACCCCAAGCGCCGTGCGTCGCTGGAGGAGATTGAGAGCCATGCGTGGCTGCAGGGAGTGGATCCGTCTCCAGCCACCAAGTTCAGCACACCTCTGGTGTCCCACAAGAACCTTTCTGAGGAAGAACACAACTCCATCATCCAGCGCATGGTGCTCGGAGACATTGCAGATCGAGAAGCCATCATTGA AGCCCTAGAAACGAACAAGTACAACCACATCACAGCTACCTACTTCCTGCTGGCAGAGCGGATCCTACGGGAGAAGCAGGAGAAGGAGGTGCAGCCCCGATCCTCCAGCCCCAGCAACATCAAAGCCCAGTTCAG gCAGTCTTGGCCAACTAAAAATGACATGCACCAGGACATCGAGGACAGCCTGGCAGCTTCCTCCATCTCGCACGCAGGGGGGCCACAGTCTCCAGCTCGGAGCACTGAGAACCTGCTAAATGGTCACCGTAACAAAGGGTTGCTGGATCTGGGCCGCCGGGAGGAGATCAGCGAGGCCTGTAGCACTGCCGTTTATCCTGGACAGATTACTTGTCTCACCCAAAGCCCCCTCAAACCCAGCGCCACAGCTCCTCCTGCCTTGGCCTCAGCCAAGCAGCGAACATGCCTTTTCCGCgtagaggaggatgaggaggaagaggaggagcaggagcCGTCACCACTCCCCATGCAGGTGATCCTACGCCGCAAGCCGCCATCTGTCACTAACCGGCTTACGTCACGCAAGAGTGCACCAGTGCTCAACCAGATATATGAAGAGGAAGGCGAGTCCGATGACGACGACTTCAATATGGATGAAAGTCTGCCACCCAAACTGAGCCGGCTCAAGATGAACATCCCATCGCCCGGTACAGCACCGAAGCGCTACACCCGACGCAAGAGCCAGGGCCGTGGCTCCAGCTGCTCCAGCTCGGAGACCAGTGACGACGACTCGGAGAGCCACCGCCGTCGCCTCGACAAAGAGTCAGGCTTCACATACAATCGGCACCGTAGGGACAGTAGTGAGGGCCCACCAGGAAATTCAGGGGGCAACGGAGGGGGTGGCAGCAGCGGTGGACAGAGCAAACCTCCAGGAGAGGGTAACTCGGGACCCGACAGGGGCAGCAGTAACGGCGGAAATGGTGGAAGTGGAAGCACAGGAGAGGGAGGGGGTTCTAAAGGACAGGGAAGCCCCTCAAGCTGCTCCAGCGGCAGTAGCAACCCTGCTTCAGGCTCCACACGCACTGCAGCCCGGAGCACCGGAGAACTGATGGAGAGCCTGAAGCTCATGAGTCTCTGTTTAAACGCCCAGTTACAGCATCGCCGATCGGGAGGAGGAGGACGCTTCATCGTGGATCCACAGAGTCTCTCCAGTGTAAGAGTGCAGGAAAAGTCCTCATGGAAGATGTGCATTGGCTCAACCAGCAGCCTAGAAAAGACTCTAAATGTGGGCGGTAGGTTAATGGACCGCTACCCGGACCAAACTGCAGCCATGCTGAATGAACTGGCCCTGGCCAAAGGGAACAACCTGAACTTGAAAGCCAACATGCTTCAGCTACCTCTGTGTGAGAAAACAATCTCAGTAAACATCCAGAGGAGCCCCAGGGACGGACTGCTTTGTACATCGGCCCAGGCCAGCTGCTGCCAGGTCATATGA